From one Onychomys torridus chromosome 12, mOncTor1.1, whole genome shotgun sequence genomic stretch:
- the Filip1l gene encoding filamin A-interacting protein 1-like: protein MVVDEQQRLTAQLALQRQKIQDLTTSAKETHGKLALAEARAQEEEQKATRLEKELQTQTTAFHQNQEKIMAKLTNEDSQNRQLRQKLAALSRQIDELEETNRSLRKAEEELQEIKEKINKGEYGNTGIMDEVDELRKRVLDMEGKDEELIKMEEQCKDLNKRLEKETVQSKDFKLEVEKLSKRITALEKLEDALDKSKQECYSLKCNLEKEKMTTKQLAEELESLNTRIKELEAIESRLEKTEFTLKDDLTKLKTLTVMLVDERKTMSEKLKQTEEKLQSTASQLQAEQNKVTTVTEKLIEETKRALKSKTDAEEKMYSVTKERDDLRNKLKAEEEKGHDLLSKVNILKNRLQSLEAIEKDFVKNKLNQDSSKSTTALHQENNKIKELSQEVEKLKLKLKDMKAIEDDLMKTEDEYETLERRYANERDKAQFLSEELEHVKMELAKYKLAEKTESSHEQWLFKRLQEEEAKSGHLSREVDALKEKIHEYMATEDLICHLQGDHSILQKKLNQQENRNRDLGREIENLTKELERYRHFSKSLRPSVNGRRISDPQVFSKEVQTEVVDNEPPDYKSLIPLERAVINGQLYEESGDQDEDPNEESVLSFKCNPSTSLPVNRKLWIPWMKSKDGHPQNGKIQTKSNGNLVQPGDLVLSHTPGQPLHIKVTPDHAQNTATLEITSPTTESPHSYTSTAVIPNCGTPKQRITILQNASITPVKSKTSTESLVNLEQSMPPVTMATFARAQTPESCGSVTPERTMSPIQVLAMAGSASSPEQGRSPEPIEISAKHAIFRVSPDRQSSWQFQRSNSNSSSVITTEDNKIHIHLGSPYMQAVASPVRPASPSAPLQDNRTQGLTNGALNKTTNKVTSSITITPTATPLPRQSQITVSNIYN, encoded by the coding sequence ATGGTGGTGGATGAACAACAAAGGCTTACGGCCCAGCTTGCCCTTCAAAGACAGAAAATCCAAGACCTGACCACAAGTGCCAAGGAAACACATGGTAAACTAGCCCTTGCTGAAGCCAGAGCtcaggaagaagagcagaaggCAACCAGACTAGAAAAAGAACTACAAACACAGACCACAGCGTTTCACCAGAACCAAGAGAAAATTATGGCGAAGCTCACCAATGAGGACAGTCAAAATCGCCAACTCCGCCAAAAGCTGGCAGCACTCAGCCGGCAAATTGATGAGTTAGAAGAGACCAACAGGTCTTTAAGAAAAGCCGAGGAGGAGCTgcaagaaataaaggaaaaaatcaacAAGGGAGAATATGGAAACACTGGCATCATGGATGAAGTGGACGAGCTCAGGAAGCGTGTGCTGGATATGGAGGGGAAAGATGAGGAGCTCATAAAAATGGAGGAGCAGTGCAAAGATCTCAATAAGAGGCTTGAGAAAGAGACAGTACAAAGTAAAGACTTCAAACTAGAGGTCGAAAAACTCAGTAAGAGGATTACAGCTCTGGAAAAATTAGAAGATGCTTTagacaaaagcaaacaagaatgCTACTCTCTGAAAtgcaatttagaaaaagaaaagatgaccaCAAAGCAGTTGGCTGAAGAACTGGAGAGTTTAAACACTAGGATCAAAGAGCTAGAAGCCATTGAAAGTCGGCTAGAAAAGACAGAATTCACTCTAAAGGATGATTTAACTAAACTGAAAACATTAACTGTAATGCTTGTAGATGAACGCAAAACAATGAGTGAAAAGttaaagcaaacagaagaaaagttaCAATCCACTGCCTCCCAGCTCCAGGCAGAGCAAAATAAAGTGACGACAGTGACTGAAAAGTTAATTGAGGAAACTAAAAGGGCACTCAAGTCCAAAACTGATGCAGAAGAGAAGATGTACAGTGTAACCAAGGAGAGAGATGACCTCAGAAATAAACTGAaagcagaagaagagaaaggacatGATCTGTTGTCCAAAGTTAATATATTGAAAAACAGGCTTCAGTCACTGGAAGCAATTGAGAAAGATTTtgtcaaaaacaaattaaatcaagactcCAGTAAGTCCACAACAGCATTACACCAAGAAAACAATAAGATTAAAGAGCTCTCTCAAGAAGTGGAAAAGCTGAAGCTGAAGCTAAAGGATATGAAAGCCATTGAGGATGACCTCATGAAAACAGAGGATGAGTACGAGACCTTAGAACGGAGGTATGCTAATGAGAGAGACAAGGCTCAATTTCTGTCTGAAGAGCTGGAGCATGTCAAAATGGAACTTGCCAAGTACAAGTTAGCAGAAAAGACGGAGTCCAGCCATGAGCAATGGCTCTTCAAGAGGCtccaagaagaagaagcaaagtcaggcCATCTGTCAAGAGAAGTGGAtgcattaaaagagaaaattcatgAGTACATGGCAACGGAGGACCTCATATGTCACCTCCAGGGAGACCACTCCATTCTGCAAAAGAAACTAAACCAACAAGAAAACAGGAACAGAGACTTGGGAAGAGAGATTGAAAACCTTACTAAAGAGTTAGAAAGGTACCGGCATTTTAGTAAGAGCCTCCGACCTAGTGTCAATGGAAGAAGGATCTCTGACCCTCAAGTGTTTTCTAAAGAAGTTCAAACAGAAGTAGTAGACAATGAGCCACCAGACTACAAGAGCCTCATTCCTCTAGAACGAGCAGTCATCAATGGTCAGTTATATGAGGAGAGTGGGGACCAAGATGAGGACCCTAATGAGGAATCTGTGCTGTCCTTCAAATGTAATCCATCTACATCCCTTCCTGTGAACAGGAAACTGTGGATTCCTTGGATGAAATCCAAGGATGGCCACCCTCAGAATGGAAAAATACAAACTAAGTCCAATGGTAACTTGGTGCAACCAGGAGATTTAGTCCTAAGTCATACACCTGGGCAGCCACTTCACATAAAGGTTACTCCAGACCATGCCCAAAATACAGCCACTCTTGAAATCACAAGTCCAACCACAGAGAGTCCTCACTCTTACACCAGCACAGCAGTGATACCAAACTGTGGCACCCCAAAGCAAAGGATTACCATTCTCCAAAATGCTTCCATAACACCAGTGAAGTCCAAAACCTCTACAGAAAGCCTTGTGAACTTAGAGCAAAGCATGCCCCCAGTTACCATGGCAACGTTTGCCAGAGCACAGACCCCAGAGTCCTGTGGTTCTGTAACTCCAGAACGGACAATGTCACCTATTCAGGTTTTGGCTATGGCTGGTTCAGCTAGTTCTCCAGAGCAGGGGCGCTCCCCAGAGCCGATAGAAATCAGTGCCAAGCATGCAATTTTCAGAGTCTCCCCGGACCGGCAGTCATCATGGCAGTTTCAACGTTCAAACAGTAACAGTTCAAGTGTGATAACTACTGAGGATAATAAAATCCACATTCACTTAGGAAGTCCTTACATGCAAGCTGTCGCCAGCCCCGTGAGACCTGCCAGCCCTTCAGCACCACTGCAGGATAACAGAACTCAAGGCTTAACTAATGGGGCACTAAACAAAACAACCAATAAAGTCACCAGCAGTATTACTATTACACCAACAGCCACACCTCTTCCTCGACAATCACAAATTACAGTAAGTAATATATATAACTGA